From the Fibrobacter sp. UBA4297 genome, one window contains:
- a CDS encoding diguanylate cyclase domain-containing protein yields the protein MVLALQNENIFLDKLTGLFNRYYLDRISRELMVHPKLAIMMIDMNGFKGINDNFGHSEGDDALVSNSVDEIMEVIDARMYEDKKSYYESTGHDRRRR from the coding sequence ATGGTTCTAGCCTTGCAAAATGAAAATATTTTTCTGGATAAACTTACAGGCCTGTTCAATCGTTATTATTTGGACCGAATTTCGCGCGAACTGATGGTGCACCCGAAACTTGCAATAATGATGATTGATATGAATGGATTCAAGGGGATTAATGATAACTTTGGTCATTCAGAAGGTGATGATGCCTTGGTCTCGAATAGCGTTGATGAAATTATGGAAGTTATTGACGCCCGCATGTACGAAGACAAAAAATCGTATTACGAATCCACGGGACACGACCGACGTAGACGTTGA
- a CDS encoding sensor domain-containing diguanylate cyclase, translating to MDVMKIDYDLFKKILKEIPSNIFFKDTECRYVFSTHYWRHLQGAEDPSWDIAGKTDLEIRKDKENAKLAMEQDREILRTGKGTQYVIEINQDGVTEFLELIKNPVRDDDGNIIGIVGLINNVTEKVLLEKKLEKYAHTDMLTGLYNRNYFEEWVSSPVKPEMCPMCVISADCDGLKKTNDTYGHAIGDELIRLTASLFRVVLPEKAMMFRVGGDEFFLVLPNTTQDECKKYIDNMNEVSRALLLKGKPICVSLGSCEIPSPSLNFMQAMEIADKRMYMEKSTKYSEPKE from the coding sequence ATGGACGTAATGAAGATTGACTATGACTTGTTCAAGAAAATCTTGAAAGAGATTCCATCGAATATTTTCTTCAAGGACACCGAATGCCGCTACGTTTTTTCGACGCATTACTGGCGCCACCTTCAAGGGGCCGAGGACCCGTCGTGGGATATTGCCGGCAAGACCGACCTGGAAATCCGCAAGGATAAGGAAAATGCAAAACTCGCGATGGAACAGGATCGCGAAATTCTCCGTACAGGCAAGGGAACGCAGTACGTCATTGAAATCAATCAGGATGGTGTGACTGAATTTTTGGAACTCATCAAGAATCCGGTTCGCGATGACGATGGCAATATTATTGGTATTGTCGGTCTTATCAACAATGTGACCGAAAAAGTCTTGCTCGAAAAGAAACTCGAAAAGTATGCCCACACCGACATGCTCACGGGCTTGTACAACCGTAATTATTTCGAAGAGTGGGTTTCGAGTCCTGTAAAGCCAGAGATGTGCCCGATGTGCGTGATTTCTGCGGACTGCGACGGTTTAAAGAAAACGAACGATACGTACGGACATGCTATCGGCGATGAACTGATTCGCCTGACGGCATCGCTGTTCCGCGTGGTGCTCCCGGAAAAAGCAATGATGTTTCGCGTGGGTGGTGACGAGTTCTTCCTTGTGCTCCCGAATACGACGCAAGATGAATGCAAAAAATATATCGATAACATGAATGAAGTTTCTCGTGCGTTGCTTTTGAAGGGCAAGCCGATTTGCGTTTCTTTGGGTTCTTGCGAAATTCCGTCGCCATCGCTCAACTTTATGCAGGCTATGGAAATTGCGGATAAGCGAATGTACATGGAAAAGAGTACAAAGTACTCTGAACCGAAAGAGTAG
- the thrS gene encoding threonine--tRNA ligase, with amino-acid sequence MSQIELTFPDGSVRSVASGTTGLEIAKGISEGLARKALGVKLGEKVLDLTRPLTESGSIRIITPSNDDPDALMLLRHSCSHVLAEAICDLFPGTKLAYGPAIDKGFYYDLMTPTPLKEEDFPKIEKRMKEIIKEDRPFTRCEVSAEEGLARTEGDKYKHDNAERALAREGSDGKLSFYVTGEPGKNWEDLCAGPHVPSTGKLKAFKVLSISGAYWHGDQKSDQLTRVYGTCFADKEGLETYVKLLEEAAKRDHRKIGKEMDLYHIEDHSPGMVFWHPKGTKMVNALKDYIRGKIDHRGYLEVITPEIVNKTLWIKSGHADKYNENMFKTMAGDVEMAVKPMNCPCHILIFNSQLRSWRDLPMRLAEFGKCHRYEPAGTMHGLMRVRGFVQDDAHIFCTEDQIASEVADFCHLVKEIYHDFGFDDVKVKFSTRPAKRVGSDEIWDKAEAALAEATKLAGLDYVLNPGEGAFYGPKLEFTLKDSLGRDWQCGTIQVDFNLPQRLGAEYVGKDNQKHIPVMLHRAAVGSIERFLGILIEEFMGDFPLWLAPVQARVLPISEKFVDYAKKVQDELVAAGVRTEIDESNEKLGYKIRQCELQKVPYLLIVGEKEAAEGLVSVRKRKDGDKGQMSVQAFIDMTADDRKVVR; translated from the coding sequence ATGTCTCAAATCGAACTCACCTTCCCCGATGGCTCCGTACGTTCCGTAGCATCGGGCACCACCGGCCTCGAAATTGCGAAGGGCATTTCCGAAGGTCTTGCACGCAAGGCTCTTGGCGTTAAACTCGGCGAAAAGGTTTTGGACCTTACCCGTCCGCTCACCGAAAGCGGTTCCATCCGCATCATCACCCCGAGCAACGACGATCCGGATGCATTGATGCTCCTCCGTCACAGCTGCAGCCACGTGCTCGCCGAAGCCATCTGCGACTTGTTTCCGGGCACAAAGCTCGCTTACGGTCCGGCAATCGACAAGGGTTTCTACTACGATTTGATGACACCGACTCCGCTCAAGGAAGAAGACTTCCCGAAGATTGAAAAGCGGATGAAGGAAATCATCAAGGAAGACCGTCCGTTCACTCGTTGCGAAGTTAGCGCCGAAGAAGGCCTCGCTCGCACGGAAGGCGACAAGTACAAGCACGATAACGCTGAACGTGCTCTCGCTCGCGAAGGTTCGGATGGCAAGTTGAGTTTTTATGTAACGGGCGAACCGGGCAAGAACTGGGAAGACCTCTGTGCCGGTCCTCACGTGCCATCTACGGGCAAGCTTAAGGCTTTCAAGGTGCTTTCGATTTCCGGTGCTTACTGGCACGGCGACCAGAAGAGCGACCAGCTCACTCGTGTTTACGGTACCTGCTTTGCTGACAAGGAAGGTCTCGAAACTTACGTGAAGTTGCTCGAAGAAGCCGCCAAGCGCGACCACCGCAAGATCGGCAAGGAAATGGACCTCTACCACATCGAAGACCATTCTCCTGGCATGGTGTTCTGGCACCCGAAGGGTACCAAGATGGTGAACGCCCTCAAGGATTACATCCGTGGCAAGATCGACCATCGCGGCTACCTCGAAGTGATCACTCCGGAAATTGTGAACAAGACTTTGTGGATCAAGTCCGGTCACGCTGACAAGTACAACGAAAACATGTTCAAGACGATGGCTGGCGATGTCGAAATGGCTGTGAAGCCGATGAACTGCCCGTGCCACATTTTGATTTTCAATTCTCAGCTCCGTAGCTGGCGTGACCTCCCGATGCGCCTTGCCGAATTCGGTAAGTGCCATCGTTACGAACCTGCCGGTACGATGCACGGCCTTATGCGCGTGCGTGGCTTTGTGCAGGACGATGCTCATATCTTCTGCACCGAAGACCAGATTGCAAGCGAAGTGGCTGACTTCTGCCACTTGGTCAAGGAAATCTACCACGACTTCGGATTTGACGATGTGAAGGTGAAGTTCTCGACCCGCCCGGCAAAGCGCGTGGGTTCTGACGAAATCTGGGACAAGGCTGAAGCCGCTCTCGCCGAAGCAACAAAGCTTGCTGGTCTTGACTACGTGCTGAACCCGGGTGAAGGTGCCTTCTACGGCCCGAAGCTCGAATTCACGCTCAAGGATAGCCTCGGACGTGATTGGCAGTGCGGTACGATTCAGGTGGACTTCAACTTGCCGCAGCGCCTTGGTGCTGAATATGTCGGCAAGGACAACCAGAAGCACATTCCGGTGATGCTGCACCGCGCCGCCGTGGGTTCCATCGAACGCTTCCTCGGCATTTTGATCGAAGAATTCATGGGCGATTTCCCGCTGTGGCTCGCTCCGGTTCAGGCCCGCGTGCTCCCGATTTCCGAGAAGTTCGTGGATTACGCCAAGAAGGTGCAGGACGAACTCGTGGCTGCCGGCGTGCGTACTGAAATCGACGAATCCAACGAAAAGTTGGGTTACAAGATCCGCCAGTGCGAACTCCAGAAGGTTCCGTATCTCCTCATTGTAGGCGAAAAGGAAGCTGCAGAAGGTCTTGTTTCTGTCCGTAAGCGTAAGGATGGCGACAAGGGCCAGATGAGTGTCCAGGCATTCATCGACATGACTGCCGATGACCGCAAGGTTGTGCGCTAG
- a CDS encoding histidine phosphatase family protein encodes MKNISAKYLVSALFVGLMFAGCGDDSTSTFPAAPNTGAVSSSSVDQPQSQPGDAQSSSSENIASNPVSSSSVLAELGSSSSSVETSTPASSAGEIPPGTEFYTFETTPGVLALAPDDDGFYDAGDVYKAVPKTSKIAFVLRHSKRSKNNTGKESQLTPIGVQMAQTLGTKLAGDETFYYASTDFVRTRATCENIATGRGEADVNVATWDGINGSYFLTVPSDTLDALVAKRGGNPRYIAQYAYGVPYTNAAVAAVIPAYFHDFFQRGNQFINEVIVANMPSWKRVSVLVSHDMLVAPLIILVSKRTVDLKIYETANHWVNYLSGIAVIVDEAGVVTALPVRGDSVGWMIPREEVDEGV; translated from the coding sequence ATGAAAAATATTTCCGCTAAGTATCTTGTGAGCGCCCTTTTTGTGGGGCTTATGTTTGCCGGCTGTGGTGATGATTCTACCAGCACTTTCCCTGCCGCTCCGAATACGGGGGCTGTATCTTCGTCAAGTGTCGATCAGCCGCAAAGCCAGCCTGGTGATGCCCAGTCTTCTTCAAGCGAAAATATCGCTTCTAATCCGGTGTCTAGTTCGTCGGTTCTTGCGGAATTGGGATCGTCGAGTTCGTCTGTGGAAACTTCTACTCCGGCGTCAAGCGCTGGTGAAATTCCGCCCGGCACGGAATTCTATACATTCGAGACAACTCCGGGTGTTCTTGCGCTTGCTCCAGATGACGATGGATTCTATGATGCTGGCGATGTTTATAAGGCCGTTCCAAAGACTAGCAAGATTGCATTTGTTCTTCGCCATTCCAAGCGTTCCAAAAACAATACGGGTAAGGAGTCCCAGCTGACTCCGATTGGCGTTCAGATGGCACAGACGCTAGGAACAAAGCTTGCTGGCGATGAAACTTTCTACTATGCTTCGACGGACTTTGTACGTACGCGCGCGACCTGTGAAAATATTGCTACGGGCCGTGGTGAAGCTGATGTGAATGTTGCTACGTGGGACGGCATTAATGGTAGCTATTTCTTGACGGTGCCTAGCGATACGCTTGATGCACTTGTGGCTAAGCGCGGCGGCAATCCGCGATATATCGCTCAATACGCTTATGGCGTTCCGTATACGAATGCAGCTGTTGCTGCTGTTATCCCAGCGTATTTCCACGACTTTTTTCAACGCGGAAATCAGTTTATCAATGAGGTGATTGTTGCCAACATGCCTTCTTGGAAGCGTGTAAGCGTCCTCGTAAGCCATGATATGCTGGTAGCTCCGCTTATTATCCTCGTCTCGAAGAGAACGGTCGACTTGAAAATTTATGAAACGGCAAACCACTGGGTCAATTACCTCTCGGGCATTGCTGTGATTGTCGATGAGGCTGGCGTGGTGACGGCGCTCCCTGTCCGTGGCGATTCCGTTGGCTGGATGATTCCAAGAGAAGAAGTCGACGAAGGCGTTTAA
- a CDS encoding glycoside hydrolase family 16 protein: MVYKFVVMGCAASIVALAACSDDASPSAYVIPASSGNLLSSSSESVIKSSAASSSSMTIESSSSAETTSSSSAEPAAQYLWHDEFDGETIDTSKWTFEIGTGAGGWGNNEWEYYTSRKENAYIKDGVLHIRAQKEDYEGQKYTSARMITKDKFAFTYGTVEARIALPTGKGIWPAFWMLGQNINEVSWPACGEIDIIETINDENIVYGTHHWQYNGNHASYGNNTKDYYGTSKELDITQFHTYKMVWNEKLIAMYVDEFKYQEIDIESAKDGLEAFHKPQFFILNVAVAGSWPGFEVDDSQFPNEMLVDYIRVVSD, from the coding sequence ATGGTATATAAATTTGTTGTAATGGGATGTGCCGCCTCAATCGTCGCTTTGGCAGCATGTTCCGATGATGCGTCACCATCGGCATATGTCATTCCCGCCTCGAGCGGGAATCTCCTTTCGAGCTCTAGCGAAAGCGTAATCAAAAGCTCCGCGGCATCTTCAAGCAGCATGACAATTGAATCTTCCAGCAGTGCCGAAACAACTTCTTCAAGCAGCGCAGAGCCCGCCGCACAATACCTCTGGCATGATGAATTCGACGGCGAGACAATTGACACAAGCAAATGGACTTTCGAAATCGGAACGGGCGCAGGCGGCTGGGGCAACAACGAATGGGAATATTACACAAGCCGTAAAGAGAACGCCTACATCAAGGACGGCGTCTTGCACATTCGCGCCCAAAAAGAGGACTACGAAGGCCAAAAGTACACGTCCGCGCGCATGATAACCAAAGACAAGTTCGCCTTTACTTACGGCACCGTAGAAGCGCGCATTGCACTCCCGACCGGCAAGGGAATCTGGCCTGCATTTTGGATGCTCGGACAAAACATCAACGAAGTGAGCTGGCCCGCCTGTGGCGAAATTGACATCATCGAAACCATCAACGACGAAAACATTGTCTACGGAACGCACCACTGGCAATACAACGGCAATCACGCAAGCTACGGCAACAACACAAAAGACTACTACGGAACAAGCAAAGAACTCGACATCACGCAGTTTCACACGTACAAGATGGTGTGGAACGAGAAGCTCATTGCGATGTACGTTGACGAATTCAAATATCAGGAAATTGACATCGAGAGCGCAAAGGACGGCCTAGAAGCGTTCCACAAACCGCAATTCTTTATCCTAAATGTCGCCGTGGCAGGCAGCTGGCCCGGTTTTGAAGTAGACGATTCGCAGTTCCCGAACGAAATGCTCGTCGATTACATTAGAGTGGTTAGTGATTAG
- the rd gene encoding rubredoxin, producing the protein MAKYKCEACGYVYDPAVGDPDSGIAPGTAFEDIPDDWTCPICGVGKDMFVKEE; encoded by the coding sequence ATGGCAAAATACAAATGCGAAGCTTGCGGTTACGTTTACGACCCTGCAGTCGGCGACCCGGATAGCGGTATCGCCCCCGGCACAGCATTCGAAGACATCCCCGATGATTGGACCTGCCCCATTTGCGGTGTCGGCAAGGACATGTTCGTCAAGGAAGAATAA
- a CDS encoding glycogen/starch/alpha-glucan phosphorylase yields the protein MAKTTKKASDITVLGTDAEAFRKAFTDHIHHTLARSKYTVTDHEKFLAVAYAVRDRLVDRWIKTQNTYYEKDVKRVYYLSLEFLIGRTLGNSVLNLDVESAVTEALDEIGMTLEELREQEVDAGLGNGGLGRLAACFLDSMATLELPATGMGIRYEYGMFSQKIVNGEQEEQPDNWLRLPNPWEIARPANAIKVPFYGYVVSWMDENGRLRNRWETKDYVMALPYDTPIPGYKNNTVNNLRLWSAKSADDFGLSYFNNGDYIAAVQDMELSETISKVLYPNDASMNGKELRLKQQYFLCSASLQDIIKRFKKLHNNDWKLFPEKVAIQLNDTHPAISIAEMMRILLDIENLEWDEAWDIVTHTFAYTNHTLMPEALEKWPVSLFEKLLPRHLQIIYEINARFLRMVSMKWPGDNNRLARMSLIEEGGCKMVRMAYLSIVGSFAVNGVAALHSDLLKTTLFKDFYELWPEKFNNKTNGVTPRRWVRKANPAMSKLISSKIGESWVKDLDDLKKLEKFAKDADFQKKFMEVKKQNKERLAKYLKATQNVDVDTNTFFDVQVKRIHEYKRQLLNILHAIHLYIQVKDGKEIMPRTIMIGGKAAPGYWMAKQIIRLANAVASIIDADPDCKGKLKMVFLENYRVSFAEKIIPAADLSEQISTAGTEASGTGNMKFALNGALTIGTLDGANVEMKEEVGDDNIFIFGLTVEEVTDLLAKGYRPRDFYEHDDDLRRVIDLIASGFFSPDHPETFKHIAEKLLSHDPYMLCADFRSYVDMQKKVADAYQDKKHWAEMAILNVARMGKFSSDRTIKQYAEEIWNAKPCSIEL from the coding sequence ATGGCTAAAACTACCAAGAAAGCAAGTGACATTACCGTGCTCGGTACCGATGCGGAAGCCTTCCGCAAGGCATTTACCGACCACATCCACCACACGCTCGCCCGCAGCAAATACACGGTGACGGACCACGAAAAGTTCCTCGCTGTGGCTTACGCCGTGCGTGACCGTCTTGTTGACCGTTGGATCAAGACGCAGAACACCTATTACGAAAAAGACGTCAAGCGCGTCTATTACCTCTCTCTCGAATTTTTGATTGGCCGTACGCTCGGCAACTCCGTGTTGAACCTCGATGTCGAAAGCGCCGTCACAGAAGCTCTTGACGAAATCGGCATGACGCTCGAAGAACTCCGCGAACAGGAAGTGGACGCAGGGCTTGGCAACGGCGGTCTTGGCCGCTTGGCAGCTTGCTTCCTTGACTCCATGGCAACGCTCGAACTTCCGGCAACGGGTATGGGCATCCGTTACGAATACGGCATGTTCAGCCAGAAGATTGTGAATGGCGAACAGGAAGAACAGCCGGACAACTGGCTGCGTCTCCCGAACCCGTGGGAAATCGCACGCCCGGCTAACGCCATCAAGGTGCCGTTCTACGGCTACGTGGTCAGCTGGATGGACGAAAACGGTCGCCTCCGCAACCGCTGGGAAACGAAGGACTACGTGATGGCCCTTCCGTACGATACGCCGATCCCGGGTTACAAGAACAACACGGTGAACAACCTCCGCCTCTGGAGCGCCAAGTCCGCTGACGACTTCGGTCTTAGCTACTTCAACAACGGTGACTACATCGCCGCTGTGCAGGACATGGAACTTTCCGAAACGATTTCCAAGGTCTTGTACCCGAACGACGCATCCATGAACGGTAAGGAACTCCGCCTCAAGCAGCAGTACTTCCTCTGCTCAGCTTCTTTGCAGGACATCATCAAGCGCTTCAAGAAGCTTCACAACAACGACTGGAAGCTCTTCCCGGAAAAGGTCGCCATCCAGTTGAACGATACGCACCCGGCAATCTCTATCGCCGAAATGATGCGCATCCTCCTCGACATCGAAAACCTCGAATGGGACGAAGCTTGGGACATCGTGACACACACGTTCGCTTATACGAACCACACGCTCATGCCGGAAGCTCTTGAAAAATGGCCGGTCAGCTTGTTCGAAAAGCTCTTGCCGCGTCACCTCCAGATCATTTACGAAATCAACGCTCGCTTCCTCCGCATGGTTTCCATGAAGTGGCCTGGCGACAACAACCGTCTCGCCCGCATGAGCCTTATCGAAGAAGGCGGCTGCAAGATGGTCCGCATGGCATACCTCTCCATCGTGGGTTCGTTTGCTGTGAACGGCGTGGCAGCACTCCACTCCGACCTCCTCAAGACGACGCTCTTCAAGGACTTCTACGAACTGTGGCCTGAAAAGTTCAACAACAAGACGAACGGCGTGACGCCGCGTCGCTGGGTCCGCAAGGCTAACCCGGCTATGTCCAAACTCATCTCTTCTAAGATTGGTGAATCCTGGGTCAAGGATTTGGACGATTTGAAGAAGCTCGAAAAGTTCGCCAAGGACGCCGATTTCCAGAAGAAATTCATGGAAGTCAAGAAGCAGAACAAGGAACGCCTTGCCAAGTACCTCAAGGCAACGCAGAATGTCGATGTCGACACGAACACGTTCTTCGACGTGCAGGTCAAGCGTATTCACGAATACAAGCGCCAGCTCTTGAACATTCTCCATGCCATCCACCTTTACATCCAGGTGAAGGACGGCAAGGAAATCATGCCGCGCACCATCATGATCGGTGGTAAGGCCGCTCCGGGTTACTGGATGGCCAAGCAGATTATCCGTCTTGCAAACGCCGTGGCTTCTATCATCGACGCTGATCCGGATTGCAAGGGCAAGCTCAAGATGGTGTTCCTCGAGAACTACCGCGTGTCCTTCGCCGAAAAGATCATTCCGGCTGCAGACCTTTCCGAACAGATTTCTACCGCCGGTACCGAAGCTTCGGGTACGGGTAACATGAAGTTTGCTTTGAACGGCGCACTCACAATTGGCACGCTCGACGGCGCTAACGTGGAAATGAAGGAAGAAGTCGGTGACGACAATATCTTCATCTTCGGTCTCACCGTTGAAGAAGTGACGGACCTTCTCGCTAAGGGTTACCGTCCGCGCGACTTCTACGAGCATGACGATGATCTCCGCCGCGTGATTGACCTCATCGCTTCTGGCTTCTTCAGCCCGGATCATCCGGAAACCTTCAAGCACATTGCAGAAAAGCTCTTGTCGCATGACCCGTACATGCTCTGCGCAGACTTCCGCAGCTATGTGGATATGCAGAAGAAGGTTGCCGATGCTTACCAGGACAAGAAGCACTGGGCAGAAATGGCAATCCTCAACGTCGCTCGCATGGGCAAGTTCAGCTCTGACCGTACCATCAAGCAGTACGCCGAAGAAATCTGGAATGCCAAGCCTTGCAGCATTGAGCTGTAA
- a CDS encoding 4'-phosphopantetheinyl transferase family protein — translation MKIIFKSCEKCEIFYIRDMELLTRIYIADISALKETSVFERFLGQVPEYRQKKAMSFKFPKGKMQSLGVGLLLKQACRDAGFDGADNHIAYGENGKPYLLDFPDVHFNLSHSGERVMCVISPFEVGCDVEIIKGDRGKLAERFFKPEESAWIKHFETLEAQSEAFYRLWTLKECYMKVTGRGLSLMPDMFALHMDERENVLLFHGGDRLEYSFREIDLHDGYRYAYCIKNDGFIAPSEIKCVDLQ, via the coding sequence ATGAAAATTATTTTTAAGTCGTGCGAAAAATGCGAAATTTTTTATATTCGCGATATGGAACTTTTGACTCGAATCTACATTGCCGATATTTCTGCGTTGAAAGAGACATCCGTTTTTGAGCGTTTTTTGGGGCAAGTTCCCGAATATCGTCAAAAAAAGGCAATGTCGTTTAAGTTCCCTAAGGGCAAAATGCAATCGCTTGGCGTTGGCCTTTTGCTTAAGCAGGCATGTCGCGATGCTGGGTTTGATGGGGCGGACAATCATATTGCGTATGGCGAAAACGGCAAGCCGTATTTGCTGGATTTCCCGGATGTGCATTTTAATTTGTCGCATTCGGGCGAGCGCGTGATGTGCGTGATTTCGCCGTTCGAAGTCGGCTGCGATGTGGAAATTATCAAGGGCGACCGTGGCAAGCTCGCCGAGCGTTTTTTCAAGCCCGAAGAATCCGCATGGATCAAGCATTTCGAAACGCTTGAGGCGCAGTCCGAGGCGTTTTACAGACTGTGGACGCTCAAGGAATGTTATATGAAAGTAACGGGTCGAGGCTTGTCGCTCATGCCGGATATGTTTGCGTTGCACATGGACGAGCGCGAAAATGTTTTGCTATTTCACGGTGGTGACCGCTTAGAATATTCATTCCGGGAAATCGACCTGCACGACGGCTACCGCTATGCCTATTGCATCAAAAACGACGGCTTTATAGCTCCGTCCGAAATAAAGTGTGTGGATTTGCAGTAG
- a CDS encoding GNAT family N-acetyltransferase, which translates to MKKYNIRTEQPRDFKIVENLTREAFWNVYRPGCVEHFVLHHYRNDPSFIPKLSLVMEVDGQIIGHVMYAWSKIDDDDGRKIRMMTFGPISIHPDYKRQGYGKALLDYSMELARQMGAGCLLIVGNIGFYGKSGFVPAYTKSIRYADDPNSDAPYFLCKELDEGFLDGVTGSYKDPEGYFVTERMPEEFEKYEANFPPKKKLVLPGQL; encoded by the coding sequence ATGAAAAAATACAATATCCGCACGGAACAACCGCGCGACTTTAAAATCGTCGAAAATCTCACCCGAGAAGCCTTCTGGAACGTTTACCGTCCCGGCTGCGTGGAGCATTTTGTCCTCCACCATTATAGGAACGATCCAAGCTTTATCCCGAAGCTCTCGCTTGTCATGGAAGTTGACGGACAAATTATCGGACACGTAATGTACGCGTGGTCGAAAATCGATGATGACGACGGACGCAAAATCCGCATGATGACCTTCGGGCCCATCAGCATCCATCCGGACTACAAGCGACAGGGCTACGGCAAGGCACTCCTCGACTATTCCATGGAACTCGCGCGCCAAATGGGCGCCGGTTGCCTGCTCATCGTCGGAAACATCGGATTCTACGGCAAGAGCGGATTCGTCCCCGCTTACACCAAGAGCATCCGCTACGCCGACGACCCGAACAGCGACGCGCCATACTTCTTGTGCAAGGAACTCGACGAGGGATTCTTGGACGGAGTGACGGGTTCGTACAAAGACCCCGAGGGCTATTTCGTGACCGAACGAATGCCCGAAGAATTCGAGAAGTACGAAGCAAACTTTCCGCCTAAGAAAAAGCTAGTGCTCCCCGGACAATTGTAA
- the ybaK gene encoding Cys-tRNA(Pro) deacylase, translating into MDIKKTNAARILDRQKIQYELIPYKVDENDLGAQHVADSLGEDINQVFKTILVHGDKIGYLICVVPGNLEVDLKGAAKVSGNKKIDTVPLKDLTPLTGYIRGGCSPLGLKKNYPIFIHETAMQFPYIYVSAGERGLQLKVAPADLVKATRATVGVIARVHPEDPDAK; encoded by the coding sequence ATGGACATCAAAAAGACTAATGCCGCCCGCATTTTGGACAGGCAGAAGATTCAATACGAACTAATCCCATACAAGGTTGACGAAAATGACCTTGGCGCACAGCACGTGGCCGACAGCCTGGGCGAAGACATCAATCAGGTTTTCAAGACGATTCTCGTGCATGGAGACAAGATTGGTTACCTTATTTGCGTTGTTCCAGGCAATCTCGAAGTGGACTTGAAGGGCGCCGCCAAAGTAAGCGGCAACAAGAAAATCGACACCGTCCCGCTCAAGGATTTGACTCCGCTGACGGGTTACATTCGTGGCGGTTGCAGCCCACTCGGACTCAAAAAGAACTACCCCATTTTCATTCACGAAACAGCGATGCAGTTCCCGTACATTTACGTGAGCGCAGGCGAACGTGGTTTGCAGTTGAAAGTGGCGCCAGCGGACTTGGTTAAGGCAACGCGAGCCACAGTTGGCGTGATTGCACGTGTCCACCCGGAAGATCCAGACGCAAAGTAA
- a CDS encoding Gfo/Idh/MocA family protein, which produces MKRDYKAVLFGNGTMGERHRKFFEYSGVQFLKIFDLGDLDGTGNVRTSLVDEFVSKDKVDFAVIASPATSHYEYAKLCLEREISVFVEKPLATLGAQAQELVDLAIRNNVILFVAQSECFNSVFLNFRKHFMNEIGAAGSSFRLEFRREHKYSARCRDVNVALDLLVHDLSLCLSMFRYEDLKVEKFTISKNEDRAQMQISIVKGAHAGAELDFIVDRNSDIDVRTISVEFRGNGGPACDYSVSLAPHNENGEVIHISDSLENEHKFFLKLMAGACTEWGRRAAQSAANAVKLATITTASS; this is translated from the coding sequence ATGAAAAGAGATTACAAGGCCGTGCTGTTTGGCAATGGCACCATGGGCGAACGACATCGCAAATTTTTTGAATATTCCGGTGTACAGTTTTTAAAAATTTTTGACTTGGGAGATTTAGATGGCACAGGGAATGTGCGTACTTCGCTTGTCGATGAATTTGTTTCTAAAGATAAGGTTGATTTTGCCGTGATTGCATCTCCAGCGACATCGCATTACGAGTATGCAAAACTTTGTTTGGAACGCGAAATCTCTGTATTTGTAGAAAAACCGCTTGCAACGCTTGGTGCGCAAGCGCAAGAATTGGTGGATTTGGCTATCCGCAATAATGTGATTTTATTTGTGGCTCAGTCGGAATGTTTTAATTCGGTGTTCTTGAATTTCCGCAAACATTTTATGAATGAAATCGGAGCCGCGGGTTCGTCGTTCCGTTTGGAATTCCGTCGCGAACACAAGTATTCTGCACGTTGCCGCGATGTGAATGTGGCGCTCGATTTGTTGGTGCATGACTTGAGCCTTTGCCTTTCGATGTTCCGCTATGAAGATTTGAAAGTGGAAAAGTTCACGATTTCGAAAAACGAAGACCGTGCGCAAATGCAGATAAGCATTGTAAAAGGCGCTCATGCTGGGGCTGAACTCGACTTTATTGTAGACCGCAATAGCGATATCGATGTGCGGACAATTTCTGTGGAGTTCAGGGGCAATGGTGGCCCGGCTTGCGATTACTCAGTGAGTCTTGCTCCGCATAACGAAAATGGCGAAGTCATCCACATCTCGGATTCGCTCGAAAACGAACACAAGTTCTTTTTGAAGTTGATGGCAGGCGCCTGTACTGAATGGGGTAGGCGAGCCGCACAAAGCGCCGCGAACGCCGTCAAGCTCGCGACAATTACCACCGCGTCGTCCTAA